ATGGCGATAGATCCATCTACATCGCTAGAAGATCTCGCGAAATGTTGTTTTGCTTCTTTATATTATAAAAGTCCGCAATCTTGTGCGTCGCTAACAAGTGTCTTTTCTCAAGAACGTTCTTCTCTACAATCTACTGTTAGGTTGGTTTGGGCATTAACGAGAAGGTTTAGTGAGAATCTTGATCTCTATTGTGATAATCTAGACCTTCGTTTGTATGGAGATCGCTTGTATCTTCTTGCCTATGATATAGAAGACTATCTTTCCGGGAAAGATATCGCCCTATTTCATTTGTCTCGTTTTCAAGAACTCTTCCCTCATTCCTCGTTATTGTCTTTGGTTTATTATCTTCAGGGATATGTGGAACCCTCACTAATTAGGAAAATTAGTTGGTTTATAAAAGCTCTAGATGAATTTTCAGAAGTAACTCTATCTGGAGAAAATGCTAAAGCTTGGACATATATATACTATACTTTGAAGTTAGATCTTGCTGATGCCTATCTTGCATTTGGAAATACTTCACGGGCTATTGAGGTTTTTGAAGAGATAAAAGGAGATTGGCAAACACCCAATCATCCGCAGGTGGTCCTTATCGAGGAAATTACCAATCGGGTCGCTATGGAAATGCGTTGGGTATCGGGACTCGCTTACGCTTATGAGAAACTTAATGAAAAAGAAAAGCTAGCTCAGCATCTCCTAGATCATATTGAAAAAAGACTACTCGAAATGTCTCCGCGACGGGAATATTTCGGAGAGATGTTAACTACAACGCTTTCTCTTTGTGAACGTTTCCTTCCTTTAAATAGCAGCGACAGCACGATAGGCTGAAGCTACACATCTATTTAACCCTGGTCCTGAAAAGTTCTGTCCTACAATTTTTAGATTATGAGGAATAGAAGGAAGTATCTGCTTTTTCATTTCTAGGAATCCTACGCAATGCTGGGGAAGACCCTCTTCTGGGGAGAATAATGAGAATACATCAGGTTTTGTAGCAATTCCTAGATATTCAGAAATTGCTGCTAAAGAAAAGGCATAAGCTTCTTCGTCATGCCAGCGATCTTCTAATAATAATGAGATGACTGTTTTCCCAGGCATCTGTTGGGGGAAGACTTCGGTATTATAGACAATACCGAGTAAGGGAGGTTCATCTGCCAAGAGCATCCCATAACCTTTCGGAATAGAAGGAGGATTCTTATCCCATCCTAAGGTTACACAAGAAAGATCCCAATGAAGTATTTTATTAGAGAGGTTCTGGATACCAGGAATATCAATAAGAGAGGGAAGAGTAGTTGTAGGCCCTGTATAGATTGCTAAATCTGCTGAGAATGTTTCTTTTGCAGTTGACACTACAACTTCCTTGGGGAAACAATCTATCTTTGTGACAGGTGAAGAGAATTTCCATTTCGCTGGGATTTTCTTCACTAAAGTATCAATAAGAATACCTAAATTCGGACGTAGAGAGGCAAGATAAGGAGTATCTTTATTTTGTTTCTTCGAAAATTCTTTCAGATAACTGCGTAATATAGATCCCGTTTTTGCTTCGCGTTGAGAAAGAGTCGGAAAAGCCATATGCGCAGAAAGTACATCGCTATGTCCTGCACGAATTGCTGTAACAACGGGATTTAACACATTATGAATAAGACTTGTTGTACTGTGACGACGTAAAAAATCATAAACAGAACTATCTTTTGTATATCGGGAGGCGAAGAGATCTTTGACCATGGCAAAGGGTAAGCCCTCCTTTATCAATGTCCAAGGAGAGACTTTGCGAGTTTTCCCTTTATAGCGGATAAAACGTTTTTTTGCTGTTTTATCACTAGCTATGAGGAAATCTTGTAATTCTAGATCATGGATTAATCCGAGAGTATATTCTCCTTCTCCCCGCACTAAAAAACCTTTGGGACCGAGATCTAACGGAAAATCTTTTTGATGATCTGTATAGATAAGTCCTCCAGGACAATCTGCCTTATCTATAATCATAAGTTCGCTATTAGGGAATTTTCTATGTAGCCACCACGCTGTGGCTAATCCTGAAATTCCCGCTCCTATAACAATGACTTTTCTCATATAGATCTTGAAAACCTAGGGCTTGAAGAAACAGTTTTTAAGAAATACGCATCAAAAGCTGTAGCAATTACACGTACAAACAGCTCTCCTAGTGGAGTTACAGTAAGAAAAGAAGAGCTATTTTGGATTAATCCTGTCGTTGCCATGCCATCTATCCGTTCTTGACTTTCGGAAAAATACTCATCAAAATGATAGCCAAAAAGATCAGAAAATTCTTCTTTAGATACAGAAAATGTACACATGAGCTTATGAATTACCCATTTTCTTATTCTATCATCTTCTGAGAGAATCTTACTTTTAATTGTCGCTAAAGATCCTGAAAGAATTGCTTCGTGATACGAT
This DNA window, taken from Chlamydia sp. 04-14, encodes the following:
- a CDS encoding protoporphyrinogen oxidase is translated as MRKVIVIGAGISGLATAWWLHRKFPNSELMIIDKADCPGGLIYTDHQKDFPLDLGPKGFLVRGEGEYTLGLIHDLELQDFLIASDKTAKKRFIRYKGKTRKVSPWTLIKEGLPFAMVKDLFASRYTKDSSVYDFLRRHSTTSLIHNVLNPVVTAIRAGHSDVLSAHMAFPTLSQREAKTGSILRSYLKEFSKKQNKDTPYLASLRPNLGILIDTLVKKIPAKWKFSSPVTKIDCFPKEVVVSTAKETFSADLAIYTGPTTTLPSLIDIPGIQNLSNKILHWDLSCVTLGWDKNPPSIPKGYGMLLADEPPLLGIVYNTEVFPQQMPGKTVISLLLEDRWHDEEAYAFSLAAISEYLGIATKPDVFSLFSPEEGLPQHCVGFLEMKKQILPSIPHNLKIVGQNFSGPGLNRCVASAYRAVAAI